A section of the Caballeronia sp. M1242 genome encodes:
- the secE gene encoding preprotein translocase subunit SecE — protein MANPSVETVNTSSDKLMLVAGVLLVLAGFVGFFLLSGQEWYVRGAALAVGLVAGVAVGLLSAPGKGFIAFAKDSYKEVRKVVWPTRKEATQTTLVVFAFVLIMAIFLWLSDKSIEWVIFSAILGWK, from the coding sequence ATGGCGAATCCTTCAGTCGAAACTGTAAATACTTCCAGCGATAAGTTGATGTTGGTGGCTGGGGTATTGTTGGTCTTGGCCGGGTTCGTGGGTTTCTTTCTGCTCAGCGGCCAAGAGTGGTATGTCCGCGGTGCGGCGCTTGCTGTCGGTTTGGTTGCTGGTGTCGCTGTCGGCCTTCTTTCTGCGCCCGGGAAGGGCTTCATTGCCTTCGCGAAAGACTCGTACAAAGAAGTTCGAAAGGTCGTCTGGCCTACGCGCAAAGAGGCGACGCAGACCACGCTGGTGGTCTTTGCATTCGTCCTCATCATGGCCATCTTCCTTTGGCTTAGCGACAAGTCAATCGAATGGGTAATTTTCTCGGCGATTCTGGGTTGGAAATGA
- the tuf gene encoding elongation factor Tu, producing MAKGKFERTKPHVNVGTIGHVDHGKTTLTAAITTVLTAKFGGEAKAYDQIDAAPEEKARGITINTAHVEYETANRHYAHVDCPGHADYVKNMITGAAQMDGAILVCSAADGPMPQTREHILLARQVGVPYIIVFLNKCDMVDDAELLELVEMEVRELLSKYDFPGDDTPIIKGSAKLALEGDKGELGEVAIMSLADALDTYIPTPERAVDGAFLMPVEDVFSISGRGTVVTGRVERGVIKVGEEIEIVGIKPTVKTTCTGVEMFRKLLDQGQAGDNVGILLRGTKREDVERGQVLAKPGSITPHTHFTAEVYVLSKDEGGRHTPFFNNYRPQFYFRTTDVTGSIELPKDKEMVMPGDNVSITVKLIAPIAMEEGLRFAIREGGRTVGAGVVAKIIE from the coding sequence ATGGCCAAAGGTAAATTCGAGCGGACCAAGCCGCACGTGAACGTGGGCACGATCGGTCACGTTGACCACGGCAAGACCACGCTGACGGCAGCGATCACGACGGTGCTGACCGCCAAGTTCGGCGGCGAAGCCAAGGCGTACGACCAGATCGACGCGGCGCCGGAAGAAAAGGCACGCGGCATCACCATCAACACCGCGCACGTCGAGTACGAAACGGCTAACCGCCACTACGCACACGTCGATTGCCCGGGCCACGCCGACTACGTGAAGAACATGATCACGGGCGCCGCGCAGATGGACGGCGCGATCCTGGTGTGCTCGGCCGCTGACGGCCCGATGCCGCAAACGCGCGAGCACATCCTGCTGGCCCGTCAGGTTGGCGTGCCGTACATCATCGTGTTCTTGAACAAGTGCGACATGGTGGACGACGCCGAACTGCTCGAGCTCGTCGAAATGGAAGTGCGGGAACTCCTGTCGAAGTACGACTTCCCGGGCGACGACACGCCGATCATCAAGGGTTCGGCCAAGCTCGCGCTGGAAGGCGACAAGGGCGAACTCGGCGAAGTGGCGATCATGAGCCTGGCCGACGCGCTGGACACGTACATCCCGACGCCGGAGCGCGCAGTTGACGGCGCGTTCCTGATGCCGGTGGAAGACGTGTTCTCGATCTCGGGTCGCGGCACGGTGGTAACGGGCCGCGTCGAGCGCGGCGTCATCAAGGTCGGCGAGGAAATCGAAATCGTCGGTATCAAGCCGACGGTGAAGACGACCTGCACGGGCGTGGAAATGTTCCGCAAGCTGCTCGACCAAGGTCAAGCGGGCGACAACGTCGGTATCCTGCTGCGCGGCACGAAGCGTGAAGACGTCGAGCGCGGCCAAGTGCTGGCCAAGCCGGGTTCGATCACGCCGCACACGCACTTCACCGCTGAAGTGTACGTGCTGAGCAAGGACGAAGGCGGCCGTCACACGCCGTTCTTCAACAACTACCGTCCGCAGTTCTACTTCCGTACGACGGACGTGACGGGCTCGATCGAGCTGCCGAAGGACAAGGAAATGGTGATGCCGGGCGACAACGTGTCGATCACGGTCAAGCTGATCGCCCCGATCGCCATGGAAGAAGGTCTGCGCTTCGCAATCCGCGAAGGCGGCCGTACCGTCGGCGCAGGTGTCGTTGCGAAGATTATCGAGTAA